GACCGCAAGTGGGACCGGGCGCTAGGCGAGGTCTACCCGCAGGCCCAGGCGCTGGTGGCCCGGGAGCTGGCCCTGCCCTCGCCCGACAGCGTGGTCTTCGCGCCCAACACCCACACGCTGCTGGCGGTGCTGGTCTCGGCGATCGAGCGGCGGCCGGCGCGGGTGCTGGCCACCGACGGGGAGTTCCACTCGTTCCGGCGGCAGGCGGCGCGCTGGGCCGAGACCGGGGAGATCGAGCTGACCCTCGTGGCGGCCGAGGCGCCGGATTTCGCCGAGCGTTTCCTGGCCGCGGCGCGCGGCGGCGGCTTCGACCTGATCCTGGCCAGCCACGTCTTCTTCAAGAGCGGCTTCGTGTTCGACCGGGTGTGGGAGCTGGCCGAGCTGTCGAAGCCGGAAGGGCCCTGGGTGGTGGTGGACGGCTACCACGGCTTCCGGGCGATCCCGACGGACCTGTCCGCCGTCTCTGACCGGGTCTTCTACATCGCCGGCGGCTACAAGTACGCCATGGCCGGCGAAGGCGCGGCCTTCCTGCACGCCCCGCCGGGCTTCGCGCCGCGGCCGGCGCTGACCGGCTGGTACGCCGAGTTCGGCGACCTGGAGGGGCCGCCGGGCGGCGTCGGCTACGCCCGCGACGCCAGCCGGTTCCTGGGAGCCACCTTCGATCCCTCGGGCTTCTACCGGTTCGTGGCGGCCGGGCGGATGCTGGAGGCCGAGGGGCTGACCACGGCGGCGGTGGCCGACCACGTCGGCGGCCTGCAGGCGCGGCTGCTGGAGCGGATCGCCTCGGGGGCGGCCTCGGGGGCAGGCCGGCGGCTCGCGGAGGCGCAGGTGATCAATCCGCCGGACGGGCGGCCGCACGCCAGGTTCCTGGCCCTGCGCCACCCGCGGGCGCCGGCCTGGAAGCAGGCGCTGATGGAGAAAGGCGTGGTGACCGACGTGCGCGACGACGTGCTGCGGATCGGCCTCTCCGTCTACCACGACGCCGGGGACATCGACCGGGTCTGCGGGATCTGTGGAGAGGTGCTGGGGTAGCGCCGCCCCTCCTCCGAGGGACAGGACCCTGTGCGGCAGGGTGGCGGGGCTTGCCGGCGGGCGCGACGGACGGGGGCCAGCCCCCTCCACCGCTTCGCGGTCCCCCTCCCCCGATGGGGGAGGAGGGAGAGCCTGCTATCGCCGCTCGACGGTGACGCCGCGCTTCGCGAGCTCGGCCTGCACGCTGTCGGGGCCGACGAGATGGCCGGCGCCGACGGCCACGAAGCTGACGCCCGAGCCGGCGAGCTTCGCCTTCAGCTGGTCGGCCCAGTCGCGGTTGCGGCGGGCGGCGAGCGCCTCGTAGACCTCGGGGTGCTTCTCCCGCATCTCGGTGACGAATTCCCGCTCGAGCAGGTCGAGGTCGGCGTCGGCCCAGGCCTTGACCAGGGCGTCGAGCTTGGCGGGGCCCTCGTCCACCTCCTCCAGCGTGCTCTTCAGCATGGCCAGCTCGGTCTCGGGCGGCAGGCCGGCGAAGAAGCCGATCTGCTGCTCCAGCGTCTCCAGCCCCTCGACCGGCCGCCCCTTCGCCCTGGCCTCGGCGGTCAGCACCGTCTCCACCCCGCTGCCGACCCGGTAGCCGGCCTTGATCACCGGGGCGATCGACAGGGACATGGCGGCCAGCCACGGGCGCAGCGGCTCCAGCGCCTGGGGCGGCAGGCCCGCCGCGGCCGCCGCGGCCTCCAGCCGGGCCTGGTCCTGCGGCGACAGCTTGGACGACAGCGGACCGTCTGTGCTGACGCCGTACTTCAGGATCAGCGGCCGGGCGGCGGCCGGATCGTCGGCGCCCAGCACCTCGATCACCAGCTCGTCGCTCTCGGCCAGGGCCGCCTCGATCCCCGGCGTGCGCCAGGCGGTGTCGGGGCGCAGCACGTGCACCGTGCCGAACAGGTAGATGGTCGAGTCCGCGTCCCGGATCGCCCACAGGGCGGGCGCGGCGGCGGCGGGCGCGGCCAGGCCGGAAGCGAGCGCGGACGCGAGGGCGAGGGCGGCGGCGGTCCGGCGGGCGAGGCGATTCAGGCGGGCGAGCATCAGGTCCTTCGTCGGGGTTCAGGCGCCGCCGTCCTCGAAGATCGCCTCGATCGGCAGTCCGAAGACCCGGGCGATCCTGAAGGCCAGCGGCAGGCTGGGGTCGTACTTGCCGGTCTCGATGGCGTTGACGCTCTGGCGCGAGACGCCCAGCCGTTCGGCGAGGTCGCCCTGGCTCCAGTCGCGCTCGGCGCGCAGCACCTTCAGGCGATTCTTCATGGCAGCATCCTCGCGATGACCGCGTACGGCGGCGCGATCTGGGCGGCGGCGAACCCGGCGCAGAAGAGGCCGATCACCAGCGCCGAGGCGGCGAGCGTCAGGTTGGCGACCCGGTCGCTCATCGCATCCTCCACCACCAGATGGCCCAGGCGATGAAGAAGCCCACGAGCTGGGAGGCGAGGACGGCGATGGCGCCTGCCTGGACGAGAACCGCCGCGGGGGCGTCCGGCGCCACCCAGCCGCCGAGGGCGGGGTCGCGCATCGCCAGCGCCGTGACCGCGGCGAAGCCCAGGATGGCGCCGCTGCCGCTGCCCCAGAACCAGGCGGACTTCTGGGCCTCACGGGCCGCCTCGTCGATCTGGCGCCAATAGGCGAGGGTCAGCCAGACGGCGATCACCAGCGAGACGGCGAAGACGCCCCAGCGCAGCGCGGGCGAGAGCTCCAGCCCCGCGCCGCGGGCCAGAACGAGGCCGACGGCGAGGCCCATCAGGCCGAGGAGCCCAAGCTTGGGCAGGACGCCTCCGGGAAGAAGTTTCGACATAGCAAGTCTCCTTGTCTAGATGACAAGGAAGCACGACACTTCCCGCCTGTCAAGGATACGCGACATAAAGAGTGGCGTGCTTGACGGAAAAGCCTCAAGAGAGCGCCGGGGCGGCCCCTTGCCGCCCCGGCGGCTCCCGCCCCCGAAAGGCGGTCCTAAGCTCTCCGGCCGCCTACTCGCTCCAAACCTTGAAGTGCTTGGATAACTTCAGTCCCTGACGCTGGTAATGCGACCCGAGGTCGCCGTAGAGGCGCGTCGGGCGCTCGGTCAGCGGCTCGTACACCAGCCGGGCGACCGTCTGGCCGTCCTCCAGGATGAACGGCGTCTCGTGACTGCGCACCTCGAGCACGCCCTTCGAGCCCTTGCCGTGCGCCTCGTCGGTGCCGAAGCCCGGATCGAAGAAGCCGGCGTAGTGGACCCGGAACTCGCCCACCGACGGGTCGATGGGGGTCATCTCGGCCGCCTCCAGCACGGGGATCTCCACCGGCTGCTTGGACGCCAGGATGTAGAACTCGCCCGGATCGAGCAGCAGCTGGCCGTTGCGGGGGACCAGCGGCTCCCAGAAGTCGCGCGGGTCGTGGCCGTCCACGTGGTCGAGGTCGACGACGCCGGCGTGGCGGCGGCCGCGGAAGCCGGCGACCTCGCCGGTCAGATCGACGCCGACGCTCTCGATGCGCAGGCGCTCGGGGACGCCGGCCTTCAGCCGCAGCTGGTTCAGCCGCGTGCCGGTGCGCACCAGCACCGAGAAGGTCTGCGGCGCGATCTCGATGAAGGCGGGCCCGACGTAGCCCTCGGCCACGTCGTCGAAGGCGGCGCCGGCGTCGGTCAGCAGGCGGACGAACACGTCGACCCGGCCGGTGGAGCTCTTGGGATTGGCGCGCGCCGAGATCCCCGGCGGCAGCGCCAGCCGCTCCTGCAGCTCGGCGATGTAGACGCAGCCGCGCTCCAGCACCGCGCCGCGGGTGAGGTCCAACTCGTGCATGGCCACCTCGGCGATGCGCTCGCGCACCGTGTGGCGGCCGGGCAGGAACGAGGCCCGCACCCGCCAGACGCGGGCGCCCAGGCGCAGGTCCAGGCTCGCCGGCTGGACCTGGTCGGGATCGAAGGGGCTTTCAGAGACGATCGCGCCCTGCGCGATCAGGCTCTCGATGGACTGGCAGGGCAGGATGCCCGGGCGGTTGGCTTCGCTCATGGGCGGCGCAGACTTAGCCGAGAACGGCGATGTGGCAAGGGCGATGGCGCCGCTTGGCCGAAACCGGCCCTTGACCGCCCAGGCGCCGGGGCGTTCCTGCCCTCAGCTTTTTCGAAGAGGCGCTGGAGGCCGTGATGGCGGAGGACCCGCAGGATTGGGAGATCGAGACCCAGGCGGTGCGCGGCGGCCTCGCACGCACGCCCTACGGCGAGATCTCGGAAGCCCTCTTCCTGACCCAGAGCTTCGCCTACGAGTCGGCCGAGGCGGCCGACCGGCGCTTCTCGGGCGAGGAGCCCGGCTTCATCTACCAGCGCTTCGGCAACCCCACGACCGACATCTTCGAGCGCCGCCTGGCGCTGATCGAGGGCGCCGAGGCCTGCCGGGCGACCGCCTCGGGCATGGCGGCCGTGCAGCTTTCCCTGATGGGCCTGGTCCGCGCTGGCGACCACATTGTCGCGGGCCGGGCCCTGTTCGGCTCGTGCCGCTGGATCCTGTCGGAATGGATGCCGAGGTTCGGGGTCGAGACGACCTATGTGGACGCCACGGACCTCTCCGCCTGGAAGAACGCGGTGCGGCCGAACACCAGGGCGTTCCTGATCGAGAGCCCGGCGAACCCGCTGCTGGAGGTGACCGACATCGCCGGCGTGGCCCAGATCGCCCGGGAGGCCGGCGCGAAACTGGTGGTGGACAACGTCTTCGCCACGCCGGTCTTCCAGAAGCCGCTGGCGCTGGGCGCCGACGTGGTCGTCTATTCGGCGACCAAGCACATCGACGGCCAGGGACGGGTGCTGGGCGGGGCGATCCTCGGCTCGGCCGAGCTGATCACCGAGGCCTACAAGGACATGCATCGGCACACGGGCCCGGCCCTGTCGCCGTTCAACGCCTGGGTGCTGCTGAAGGGGCTGGAGACCATGGACCTGCGGGTCCGCCGCCAGACCGAGACCGCCGCGACGGTGGCCGACGCCGTCGCCGCCCACGCCAAGGCCCGCCAGGTGGTCTACTGCGGCAGGGACGACCACCCGCAGGCGGCCGTGATCGCCCGCCAGATGAGCGGCGGCGGCAACGTCATCGCCTTCGACCTCGGCAGCCGCGAGGCGGCGTGGCGGTTCCTGGACGCGCTGGAGATCGTCGACATCTCCAACAACCTGGGCGACGCCAAGTCGATGGCCACGCACCCCTCGACCACCACCCACCGCTCGATGCCCGAAGCCGAGCGCGAGGCCATCGGCCTGACGCAAGGCTGGGTGCGGATGAGCGTCGGCCTCGAAGGCGCCCGCGACCTCGTGCGCGACGTGACCCGGGCGCTGGACCGGGCCTAGGCCGCCGTCTCGAGGGACGCCGGCTCCACGGCGTAGACGCGCGAGCAGTACTCGCAGGTCACGTGGATCTTGCCGTCGGGCTCGACCATGCCCTCGCGGTCTTCGGCCGGGAACGACTTCAGCACCGTCTCGATGCGGCTCTGCGAGCAGCGGCAGAAGGCGCGGAGCATCTTCGAGCCGAACACCCGCACGCCGTCCTCGTGGAAGAGGCGCCAGAGCAGGGTGTTGGACGGCAGGTCGACGTCCAGCAGCTCCTCCTCGCCCAGGGTCTCGAAGAGGGCCTGGGTGCGCTCCCACGCCTCGATGGTCGAGCCGCGGGACTCGTCCTCGGCGATGTACTGGATGAGGAAGCCGCCGGCGCGCCAGGCCTGCCCGCCTTCGCCCGGGCCCTCGCCCGGGGCGGCCTGGCCCACGGCCAGCCGCACGCGGGTGGGCGTCTGCTCGGACTGGGCGAAATACTGCTCGGCGCACAGGGCCAGGGTCTCGCCCTCGATGGCGGTGATGCCCTGGTAGCGGTCCATGTCCGCGCCCTGGTCCACCGTCATCATGAAGACGCCGTCGCCCAGCAGGCTGCGGGCGCCCGGTCGCTGGAAGCCCTGGCTGGCGGCGGCGACCTCGTCGGCGTCGTAGCGGCAATAGCCGCGCAGGCCGCCGGAGGTGTCGTAGTCGGCGACCACGTAGCGCACGGCGCCCGAGCCGCGGGCCTCGACGATCAGCCGGCCGTCGAACTTCAGGTTCGAGCCCACCAGGGCGGCGAGCGCGCAGGCCTCGCCGAGCAGGTTCGCCACCGGCTCGGGGTAGTCGTGGCCGCGCAGGATCTCGTCGATCGCGGGCCCCATGCGGGCCACGCGGCCGCGCACGGGCTCGCCTTCGATCTGGAAGGCGCCGACCAGGTCGTCGGGAACGGGAGGATTGGACATGGGCGCCAATATAGGATGCGTCGCGCCGGTTGCGAGCGCGGCGCTCCGCCTCAGATCGCGCCGAAGCACCAGGCCAGGATTGACTTCTGGGCGTGGAGCCGGTTCTCGGCCTCGTCCCAGACCAGGCTCCTGGGCCCGTCGATCACCGAGTCCGTCACCTCCTCGCCGCGGTGGGCCGGCAGGCAGTGCAGGAACACGGCATCCTCGGCGGCCTCGTCCATCAGGGCGTCGTCCACCTGATAGGGCTCCAGCGCCTCGAAGCGCTCGTCGTGGTCGGTGTCGCCCATCGAGACCCAGGTGTCGGTGACGATGCAGTGCGCCCCCCGGACCGCCTCGCGCGGATCGGAGGTGGTCGTCACATGGCCCTGCTGCTCGGCGGCGCGGGCCAGGTCGACGAGGTCCGGGTGGTAGATGGCCGGGGTGGCGATGTTGAGCTTGAAGCCCAGCTTCGGCGCGGCGTGAATGAAGCTGGCGCAGACGTTGTTGCCGTCGCCGATCCACGCGAAGGTCCGGCCGTGGACCGAGCCGCGATGCTCCTCGAAGGTCATCAGGTCGGCCATGATCTGGCAGGGATGGCTCCTGTCCGACAGGCCGTTGATCACCGGAACCGACGACCAGTGGGCGAAGCGCTCGACGTCCTCGTGGACGTTCGAGCGGATCATCACCGCGTCGACCATCCGCGACAGCACCCGGGCGGTGTCCTCGATCGGCTCGCCGCGGCCGAGCTGCATATCGACGGCGTTCGAGATGATCACGTCGCCGCCCAGCTGGCGCATGGCCGCGTCGAACGAGAAGCGCGTCCGGGTGGAGTTCTTCTCGAAGATCATCGCCAGGGTCCGGCCGGCGGCGGGGCGATCCTCGTCGGGGCGGCCCTTGGGCCAGCCGGCGCGGGCCGCCTTGCGGGCCTTGGCGTCCTCGAGGATCGTCCGCAGCTCGGTCCCGTCGAGCTTCCACAGATCGATGAAGTGGCGGGGAGGCTGAACGCTCACGCTGCGGCCTCGGCGTTCCGGGCCTTGGCGCGGGCGGTCTCGCAGGCGCGCTCCAGCTTCTCGATCGCCTCGCGGGCCTCCTCGAAGGTGAGCGTCAGCGGCGGCAGCAGGCGCACGCAGTTGTCGCCGCCCCCGGCGATCAGCAGCTTCTCGTCACGGGCGTGCTGCATGAACTCGCGGTTCGGCGTGACGAGCTTCACCCCGATCAGCAGGCCCTTGCCGCGGATGTCGGCCACCACGTCGGGGTAGCGGTCCTTGAGCCCCGAGAGCTGCTGGCCGAAGTAGCCGGCGAGCTCGCGCACGTGCGCCAGGAGTTCGGGCTTCACCAGTTCCTCGACCGAGGCGATGCCCACCGCCATGGCCAGCGGGTTGCCGCCGTAGGTCGAGCCGTGGGAGCCGGGGGTCATGCCGCTGGCCGCCTCGGCCGTGGCCAGGCACGCGCCCACCGGGAAGCCGCCGCCCAGGGCCTTGGCCACCGCCATGATGTCGGGATCGGCCTGCCCGTCGGCCCACTCGTGGGCGAAGAGCTTGCCGCTCCGGCCCAGGCCGCACTGGATCTCGTCGTAGATCAGCAGGGTCCCGGTCTCGTCGCAGAGCCGGCGGATCTCCTTGAGCTGGGCCTCGGTCCAGTGCCGCGCCCCGCCCTCGCCCTGCACGGGCTCGAGCAGGATGGCCGCGGTGGTGGGGCCCACCAGCGCCTTCAGTCCTTCGAGGTCGCCGAACTTCGCCCCCACGAAGCCGGGGGGCGGCGGGCCGAAGCCTTCCACGTAGGACGGGTTGTTGGCGGCGAAGATGGCCGCGATCGTCCGGCCGTGGAACGAGCCGTCGAAGCCGATGATGTCGATGCGTTCAGGCTGGCCCTTCGCCCAGTGATACTTGCGCGCGGTCTTGATCGCGCACTCGATCGCCTCGGCGCCAGAATTGGTGAAGAAGGCCACGTCCGCGAAGGTGTTCCGCGTGAGCAGGTCGGCCAGCTTCTCCTGGTTCGGGATCCGGAAGATGTTGGAGGTGTGCCAGAGCTTGTCGGCCTGGTCCTTCAGCGCCTGGATCAGCCGCGGATGGCTGTGGCCGAGGGCGTTGACCGCGATGCCGGCCATGCAGTCCAGGTAGGCCTCGCCCTCGGCCGTGTAGAGGCGCGCGCCCTCGCCTCGCTCGAACGCCAGCGGGGCGCGCGCATAGACGCCCATGATGTGGTCGCTGGGGACGGGCGCGGCGGCTTGGCTCGCGGTCTTCTCGGACAAGGGAGGGGCCCTCCAAAACGGAAGCGTCCCCGCGCGTTCGCTGCGGGG
The Phenylobacterium zucineum HLK1 genome window above contains:
- a CDS encoding kynureninase/PvdN C-terminal domain-containing protein yields the protein MVPEDQTLTARKDLFSRALAADPGRLHMAAHSHHLWPDATYEAHMQAWEDAARLADRKWDRALGEVYPQAQALVARELALPSPDSVVFAPNTHTLLAVLVSAIERRPARVLATDGEFHSFRRQAARWAETGEIELTLVAAEAPDFAERFLAAARGGGFDLILASHVFFKSGFVFDRVWELAELSKPEGPWVVVDGYHGFRAIPTDLSAVSDRVFYIAGGYKYAMAGEGAAFLHAPPGFAPRPALTGWYAEFGDLEGPPGGVGYARDASRFLGATFDPSGFYRFVAAGRMLEAEGLTTAAVADHVGGLQARLLERIASGAASGAGRRLAEAQVINPPDGRPHARFLALRHPRAPAWKQALMEKGVVTDVRDDVLRIGLSVYHDAGDIDRVCGICGEVLG
- a CDS encoding 2'-deoxycytidine 5'-triphosphate deaminase, whose product is MSEANRPGILPCQSIESLIAQGAIVSESPFDPDQVQPASLDLRLGARVWRVRASFLPGRHTVRERIAEVAMHELDLTRGAVLERGCVYIAELQERLALPPGISARANPKSSTGRVDVFVRLLTDAGAAFDDVAEGYVGPAFIEIAPQTFSVLVRTGTRLNQLRLKAGVPERLRIESVGVDLTGEVAGFRGRRHAGVVDLDHVDGHDPRDFWEPLVPRNGQLLLDPGEFYILASKQPVEIPVLEAAEMTPIDPSVGEFRVHYAGFFDPGFGTDEAHGKGSKGVLEVRSHETPFILEDGQTVARLVYEPLTERPTRLYGDLGSHYQRQGLKLSKHFKVWSE
- a CDS encoding TraB/GumN family protein, which encodes MLARLNRLARRTAAALALASALASGLAAPAAAAPALWAIRDADSTIYLFGTVHVLRPDTAWRTPGIEAALAESDELVIEVLGADDPAAARPLILKYGVSTDGPLSSKLSPQDQARLEAAAAAAGLPPQALEPLRPWLAAMSLSIAPVIKAGYRVGSGVETVLTAEARAKGRPVEGLETLEQQIGFFAGLPPETELAMLKSTLEEVDEGPAKLDALVKAWADADLDLLEREFVTEMREKHPEVYEALAARRNRDWADQLKAKLAGSGVSFVAVGAGHLVGPDSVQAELAKRGVTVERR
- a CDS encoding aspartate aminotransferase family protein: MGVYARAPLAFERGEGARLYTAEGEAYLDCMAGIAVNALGHSHPRLIQALKDQADKLWHTSNIFRIPNQEKLADLLTRNTFADVAFFTNSGAEAIECAIKTARKYHWAKGQPERIDIIGFDGSFHGRTIAAIFAANNPSYVEGFGPPPPGFVGAKFGDLEGLKALVGPTTAAILLEPVQGEGGARHWTEAQLKEIRRLCDETGTLLIYDEIQCGLGRSGKLFAHEWADGQADPDIMAVAKALGGGFPVGACLATAEAASGMTPGSHGSTYGGNPLAMAVGIASVEELVKPELLAHVRELAGYFGQQLSGLKDRYPDVVADIRGKGLLIGVKLVTPNREFMQHARDEKLLIAGGGDNCVRLLPPLTLTFEEAREAIEKLERACETARAKARNAEAAA
- the argF gene encoding ornithine carbamoyltransferase, with the protein product MSVQPPRHFIDLWKLDGTELRTILEDAKARKAARAGWPKGRPDEDRPAAGRTLAMIFEKNSTRTRFSFDAAMRQLGGDVIISNAVDMQLGRGEPIEDTARVLSRMVDAVMIRSNVHEDVERFAHWSSVPVINGLSDRSHPCQIMADLMTFEEHRGSVHGRTFAWIGDGNNVCASFIHAAPKLGFKLNIATPAIYHPDLVDLARAAEQQGHVTTTSDPREAVRGAHCIVTDTWVSMGDTDHDERFEALEPYQVDDALMDEAAEDAVFLHCLPAHRGEEVTDSVIDGPRSLVWDEAENRLHAQKSILAWCFGAI
- the metZ gene encoding O-succinylhomoserine sulfhydrylase; the encoded protein is MAEDPQDWEIETQAVRGGLARTPYGEISEALFLTQSFAYESAEAADRRFSGEEPGFIYQRFGNPTTDIFERRLALIEGAEACRATASGMAAVQLSLMGLVRAGDHIVAGRALFGSCRWILSEWMPRFGVETTYVDATDLSAWKNAVRPNTRAFLIESPANPLLEVTDIAGVAQIAREAGAKLVVDNVFATPVFQKPLALGADVVVYSATKHIDGQGRVLGGAILGSAELITEAYKDMHRHTGPALSPFNAWVLLKGLETMDLRVRRQTETAATVADAVAAHAKARQVVYCGRDDHPQAAVIARQMSGGGNVIAFDLGSREAAWRFLDALEIVDISNNLGDAKSMATHPSTTTHRSMPEAEREAIGLTQGWVRMSVGLEGARDLVRDVTRALDRA
- a CDS encoding Hsp33 family molecular chaperone, translating into MSNPPVPDDLVGAFQIEGEPVRGRVARMGPAIDEILRGHDYPEPVANLLGEACALAALVGSNLKFDGRLIVEARGSGAVRYVVADYDTSGGLRGYCRYDADEVAAASQGFQRPGARSLLGDGVFMMTVDQGADMDRYQGITAIEGETLALCAEQYFAQSEQTPTRVRLAVGQAAPGEGPGEGGQAWRAGGFLIQYIAEDESRGSTIEAWERTQALFETLGEEELLDVDLPSNTLLWRLFHEDGVRVFGSKMLRAFCRCSQSRIETVLKSFPAEDREGMVEPDGKIHVTCEYCSRVYAVEPASLETAA
- a CDS encoding helix-turn-helix transcriptional regulator, with product MKNRLKVLRAERDWSQGDLAERLGVSRQSVNAIETGKYDPSLPLAFRIARVFGLPIEAIFEDGGA